The DNA segment GGTATTGCTACTATAATTTTTATATCTGATGGTTTTTTTAATGTTAAATATAATCATTTCGTACTATTATCAAATATATTTTTATAATGATAGAATATTGATGAAAAAATCTAATATTGGGGTTGGGAAAATGAATAATTTATCCAAGCTTGTATCCGTGTGTATGACTTTCTTGCTTGCGTTTGGTCTGTTATTTACTCCTCATGTTCAAGCAAGTGATCTGGACGATGAAATTTTTGAAGAAGAGGAGTATGTTGATTATTATGTAGAAGGTACAGAGGATGATGAGGAAGATGATAGTGAATTAACTGAATCATACAGTATAAATAGCGGAGAATACGGTGCAAAAGAAGGAAGGCAAGAAAACAGATAAGCATTCTACGTACACGAAAGACCAATTAAAAGATGGAAAATTGCCGACTAAATCCAGAAAATACTCAAGCCATGACTTGTTAAACTCTAAAGGAAAGGTTAAACAGAGACGATATTACGATGGTAAGGGACGGGCTGATATGGATATAGACTATACTGATCATGGGAATCCAAAACAGCATCCGAAGGTTCCTCATCGACATGATTGGACATGGAAAGATGGAAAAGCTACAAGGTCAAAAGGTTATTGAGGTGAGTGTATGGAGAAACTTTCATACGAAGACTTCGTACAAGATTTAAACACTGGTCATGACATTGAGTTTGAATATATTGGTAAAAAATACTCAATTACCAATTCACAAGATGGTTTTTCACTTTGTGAATACAATTCAAGTGAACCCATTACTTTTGCAAGTGTGGCAGAGTTATTGGAGAAAGCTAAGATTAGTGGAAGAACGATCAAAGAGATATGGCCGGAGATTAAGGTTAAAGACATTTTTTGACTATTAAAGCACCCATCAGGGTGCTTTTCTTATGCGAAAGGAGTTAGGATCATGGCACATATGACAGCTGGGCAAGTTCATAAACACTTGAAGGACAACCCTGACCGGGCACTGGAGGCAGACAACCTGGAAAGTGTGTGTGCTGCCTGTCACAACCAGTTGCACCCAGAGAAAGCAGGTGGGAAGGCGAGGAGGAAGCGCAAAGCGCAGTGATAAAGATAGTTGGAAATGGATGAAAAAGGGTTGAATGGTACCCCTTATTCCCTGTTGACCCATTCTCAGAACCGGGAGTCTTCCACGAGCCCGTCACCGCGGAAGGACAGCAAATCATAACCAAAACGTAAATAAAAGCTCTCTCAACGAATGAGAGAGCTTTTATCATGGAAACGATCGATCTCCCATTCACGAAACCACATTTTTCTGATACAATTTCGGATCCGTCTGACAAAAACACCGGTACGGGGAGCAAAAGTTTCGTTTCAGTCTCACGCAAAATAGGGAAGCGTAATCAGTGACAACTGGCTTCGAATACCCTTACCATCTGTCATTTTAGCCGACAGCAGATGTCAAATAACCGAACATTTGATATAACTAAAGTAGTTATCGTCCAAAGGAGGATTTCCGTATGAGACCCCTACAAAAGGAAATCATCGACGAACTGCACGTTCGTTCGTCCATCGACCCGGAACAAGAGGTGCGGATGCGCGTCCAATTCATCAAAGAATACTTGCGTCACACCCGTGCCAAGGGATTGGTTCTGGGAATCTCCGGGGGGCAAGATTCCAGCCTCGCCGGGCGCCTCTGCCAATTGGCCGTGGAAGAGCTTCGTCGTGAAACCGGGGAAGCATACCGTTTTATCGCCATGCGCCTTCCCTACGGCGTCCAGCAAGATGAAGCGGACGCACAACGGGCACTCCGCTTTATCCAACCGGACGAAACGCTGACCGTTAATATTCAGGAAGCGGTAGAAGCCACCGTGAACGCTTTCCAAGCAGCCACCGATGAACTCTTATCCGATTTCGTCAAGGGGAACGCCAAAGCGCGGGAGCGCATGAAGTCCCAATACGCCGTCGCCGGTGCCTATCATCTGCTGGTGGTGGGAACCGACCATGCTGCTGAAGCCGTCACCGGCTTTTTCACCAAATTCGGGGATGGGGCCTGCGACCTGATTCCCCTGTTTGGCCTCAATAAGCGGCAGGGCAAGGAATGCTTGCGACATCTGGGTGCCGAAACGGCCATTTACGAAAAAGTGCCGACCGCCGATCTGTTGGATGACCGTCCCGGTCAGGCCGATGAGGCGGAGCTGGGCTTAACGTATCCCGTCATCGACGATTATCTGGAAGGAAAAGAGGTGGACCCGGAAGCGGCTCAACAAATTGAAGACAAATTCCTGTCCACCCGCCACAAGCGAACCGTTCCCGTCTCCCCGTTTGACGCCTGGTGGAAAGTATAACCCTTGCGCTACATCGATGAAACCGCCGTTCCAGTGACGGCGGTTTTTTCGTTTCTTCCCTCCGATTGCAATCCCCGCCAAAATGGGATAGCGTAAAAAGAAAAGAATGTTCACTTTTGCCTGAAACGAGGAATCCCAATGCACACCACACCCCTTTTCTCCTCGTCGTCGCGTCGCAGGATTGAGGAGGTTCACCCCGACTTTCGGAAGCATCGGATGGATGAGGTAACGGTGGAAGAACCTCTGGAGATTCGCCTTCTCCCCTCTCAGGCTCCGGAAGCGGTGCCGCTGGCTGTCACCATGCGCACTCCCGGCCACGACTACGAGCTGGCCGCCGGTTTTTTGTGGACGGAAGGCATCCTGGAGAATCCCGCGCAGATTCACCGTATTTACTACTGCCGCAATCCCCGCGAACCCCAGTATTTTAATATCGTTCAGGTGGCACTCCAGCAGGATGTTGCAATGGATTGGAAGCGCTTTACCCGTCATTTTTACCAAACATCCAGCTGCGGCATCTGCGGAAAGGCCTCCTTGGAAGCGATCCGCGTGCGGGGAGTGGCACCCGTAAAGCGGACCTTCCAGATCTCACCCTCGGTGATCCGATCCCTGCCGGAGGCGTTGAGGCGGGAACAAACCGCCTTTGACCGCACCGGGGGACTGCACGCCGCCGCCTGGTTCGACTGCGAGGGCAGCCTCCTGGCATTGCGGGAGGATGTGGGTCGACACAACGCTGTGGATAAATTGCTGGGGAGTTTATTCCTATCCGGCGCGCCGCTGCATGACGGGATTCTCATGGTGAGCGGGCGAGCCAGTTTTGAAATTATGCAAAAAGCGGCGGTGGCCGGAGTAGCAATGGTGGCGGCGGTGTCCGCCCCCTCTAGCCTGGCCTGCGACTTGGCGCGGGAATTCGGGATCACGTTGATCGGCTTTATGCGGAAAGACCGGTTCAATATATACACCGGCGGTGAACGAGTGGAAGAGGAACGTTGAGTTTCAGGAGGGATCGGCATGGAACAAAAACGGAAAAAGGGATGGGATTCCACCAGCTGGGCTTCTCTTACCCCTTTTGGGATGGGAGAGACAAAACCCCACCATTTCAAAGAAATGATCCGGGTCGCCTGGGAAAATCGCGACCAACTGGGATACGCCTGGCGAATCCTCAACCAGGGATGCTGTGACGGATGCGCCTTGGGGACGACAGGAATGAAAGATTGGACCTTGCCGGGCACTCACTTGTGCATGGTCCGGCTGAACCTATTGCGGATGAACACCATGCCCGCCTTGGACGGCGAAATGCTTACCGACCTCAATCAGTTGAAGGAGCTGAACAGTCGGGACATGCGGGAATGGGGCCGCCTTCCGTATCCCATGCTGCGCCGCAAAGGGGATGCTGGTTTCCATCGAATTTCCTGGGATAAGGCGCTGAATCTGGCAGCGGATCAAATCCGGAAAACGATTCCGGAACGGCTGGCGTTTTACCTGACTTCCCGCGGGATCGGCAACGAGGTGTACTTTGCCGCCAACAAAGCGGCCCGCTTCCTGGGAACCAACCATATCGACAACGCTGCCCGCATCTGTCATGCTCCCAGCACCGTCGCCCTGACCCGATCCACCGGTGTCGGTGCCACTACACTCTCTTATACGGACTGGATCGGAACCGACCTGTTGATTCTGGTAGGTTCCAATTTGGCCAACAACCAACCCGTCGCCACCAAATACATCTACCACGCGAAAAAAGCCGGCACCAAAGTGGTGGTGGTTAATCCCTATGAAGAAGAGGGGCTAAAACGATACTGGGTTCCCTCTGTGACTGAAAGTGCCCTATTCGGAACAAAACTGACCGATGATTTCTACTCTGTCTCCATCGGCGGAGATGCGGCGTTTTTTAATGGCGTCCTGAAACACCTGATCGAAACGAAACGAGTGGATCGTCCGTTCATCGACGGCCATACCCGGAATTTCGATGAAGTGGAGCGTCATGTCACCCATCTGTCATGGGAGGAACTGGAGCGCTCCGCCGGTACCACCCGGAAAGAAATGATTCGATTTGCAAATCAATATGCCGATGCCGACACTTCCATCACGGTCTGGAGCATGGGAGTGACCCAGCACAGTCACGGTACAGACAATGTACAGAGCCTGGTCAATTTAGCGTTGGCCATGGGGCGCATCGGACGCCCCCACACCGGCCTTAACCCGATACGCGGCCACTCGGGGGTACAAGGCGGTGCCGAGATGGGAGCAGTCCCCAACGCCTACGGCATGGGGCTGCCCGTTGAATCGGAATCTGCCGACCATCTGAAGCAGCTGTGGGGGTTCACTCCGCCGACCCAGCCGGGATTAAAGGCGGGGGCCATGATCCAAGCCGCCTATGAAGGAAATTTGGACACGATGATGGTAATCGGGGGAAACTTCCTGGAAACCTTGCCGGATCCGCTGATTGTCCGGGAGGCATTGGCCCGCATTCCGCACCGTATCCATCAGGACATCGTTCTCAGTCCTCAGATGCTGGTGGAACCGGAGGCAGAAGATGGCTGGGTGCTCATCCTGCCCGCGGCCACCCGTTATGAAACACCCGGCGGAATCACGGAAACATCCACCGAGCGGCGGGTCATTTTCAGTCCGGAGATACCAGGACCCCGTATCGAAGAGGCACGACCCGAATGGTGGATACCAGTAGAGATCGCCAAACGCGTATACCCGGAGCGGGCTTCTCTCATTCATTATGAGGATCCCGCTGCCATCCGGGCAGACATTGCCCGCACCATCCCCGCTTATGACGGTATTCAGCACCTGAAGAAACAGGGGGACCAGTTTCAATGGGGGGGCGTCCGATTATGCGAAGACGGAAACTTCGCCACCGATGACGGACGGGCTCGCTTTTACCGGGCGTCGCTGCCCCATACGGATATTCCGGAGGGAATGTTTCGAGTCGGTACCCGGCGGGGCAAACAGTTTAACAGCATGTTGTGGGGGGAACACGATCCCCTCACCGATTCGGTACGGGAAGATGTGTTCATCTCCCCAGCTGATGCCGATTCACTCCGTTTGGCGGACGGCGATCCGGTTTTGTTGCGCTCTTCCTTTGGCGAGATGAAGGGACGGATTAAACGGGTGCCCATTCAGCCCCGTAACCTTCAGGTCCACTGGCCGGAGGGAAACGCGCTCATTCCCTTCGGCCGCTTCGACCGGCTGAGCGGGGAACCCGATTATCACACCATCGCCGAGTTGATCCCATTGAAAGCCTCCAGTGGAATGGAAGCTGCCGCGGGGCGGGCGTAAGCCTGTTCCGCGGTTTTTGATGGAAAATAAAAAACCGAGGTTTTCGGAATCCGTCCGTTTCCGACATCCATCGGTTTTAACGTTAAATGATTTCGGTCGGCTCCATTCGGATCGCCTCCCGCAACTTGCGCAGAGCCCGTCGCTGCAAGCGGGAGACGTGCATCTGGGAGATTCCCAGGTGTTCACCCGCCTGTTTTTGGCTCATATTGTCGAAGAAGGTCATCTGGATGATGTCCCGTTCCCGGTCTGTAAGCACTTGGAAGGCCCGTTCCAACAGCATCTGCCGGTCCACTTGTTCGTAGCCGTGATCCGCATGGCCCACCAAGTCCAACAACGTCACATGGCTGCCGTCACTGTTGGCTTCGATCGGGCTGTCGACCGAGACCGCATTGTAGCTGCGGCCCATTTCCATCGTTTCCAAGACTTCCTCCGGACTGACTTCCAGGTATTCCGCGATTTCATCCACATGGGGAGAACGTTGAAAGCGGGTAGTCAATTCCTCCACCGCTTTTTTGATACGGGGGCCAAGCTCCTTAATACGGCGGGGTACATGGACGCTCCACGTCTTGTCACGGATGTAACGCTTGATCTCCCCTACAATCGTCGGAACGGCAAATCCTTCAAAGCTGCGTCCATAAGTGGGATCATACCGTTTCAGGGCGGCAAGAAGACCGAGCATCCCTACTTGGGTTAAATCTTCGAAAGGTTCGCTCCCCCTGGAAAATTTAGAAGCCATCGTCTCTACCAAGGAGGTGTAATGTTCCACCAATTTCGCTTGAACGGCTTCGTCCCCCTCCTCCTGATAGAGACGGATCATTTCAAGGATTTCACCATCGGTGAGATTGCGTTTCTGCGGGCGAGTCGACATCTTGATCCACCTCGTCCCTTCGAATAAACTTGGTGAGCGTCACAACCACCCCTTGACTGCCGTTAATTTCCACACGGTCCATCAGGGTTTCCATCAAATGTAGACCCAGCCCCCTTTCTCGCATCGCGGTCAGCGGCAGCCGGGAGTCAATCGGGCCGGAGCGACGTTTGACGCAATCGATGTCAAAACTGTTGCCCTCGTCTTTCACCATCACTTCCAGCCGATCACGATAGATCCGAAACTGGATCACAATATTGCCGGCTTTGCCGGAATATGCGTGATCCACCGCATTGGTGCAGGCTTCCGCGACGGCTAACTTCATATCCTCAATCTCATCATAATCAAAGCCCATCCGGTTGGCGATGCCGGAAACGGTCAAACGGACCACACCCACATACTGGGCTTTCGCGGGGATGGCCAATTCGATTCGATCGCTGGAATGCACCACAGAACACCCACTCCCTTTACACTCCGTCTTCAATATCTATGATCTCGGTCAAGTTGGTGATTTGCAGCAGTCGATTCAAGCGTGGACTGATCCCCGTCAACACCAGACGGCCGTTTTGAGCACGCAGGGACTTATATGCACCGATCAGAACGCCCAATCCGGTGCTGTCCATATAATCGACTTGGGACAGATCCAGATGAATCTCGCGGTCAGCCTTGCACAAAGGCATCAGTTTTTCCCGCAGCTGCGGCGCAGTATACGCGTCCACTTCCCCCGACACGACCAACGTGGTCACATTCGCTTTTTGAGTCCGTTCTTGTATCGATACATTCATTCTCTCAACCTCCACACATGAGACTTTCCCCCAGCGATTTCATTTGAAACCTCTTCGATCAGGACGAACGTCGGATCATCAGGATGGTCTGATCGTCTTTCTGCTCATGGTTGGCTTGTTCGTAAAGATCCTGATACATCGCTTCCACTCCTTGCTGGGCGGGCAGGTGAATATTCGAAGCGATCAGCTCCTTGAAGCGTTCCCGCCCCAAAAAGCGACCTTTGATACGGGCTTCCGTCACTCCGTCCGAAAACAAAATGACCGCATCACCCGGATCCAATTGGAGTTCGTACTCCTCATAGGAAATCTCCTTCGTCACTCCCAGAACCAGTCCCCGGGTGGTCATATCGCGAAATTCCCCGGTAGCGGCGTGGTAATAAAATCCGGGCTCATGTCCGGCAGCCGCATAACGAAACTGATGGTGATGAATATCATATACCCCATATACCATGGTAATGAACATGCTTGGATCCACATTCCGTTCCACCACGATGTTCAAACGGCGTAAAATGTCCGAGGGACTCAGTGGCTGTTCCAGTTGATCCATGGCATATTTGATCATGGACATGCACAAGGCGGCCGGGATCCCTTTTCCGATAATATCCGAGAGAGCGATGCCCACAGCCCCGCATCCGTGATCCACAAAATTATAATAATCCCCACTCATTCGTTGGGCGGGAACACTGATCACCCCAACCTCCAATCCCGGCAAACAAGGCAGAGCATCCGGCAACAGTGTCTGCTGCATGCCCACTGCCACTTCGATTTCATATTCCAATTCCTTTTGCCGGGTCCGCAAACTCTCGTGCTCGCGCAAAGAGATCCCGTAGCCGATCATCATTTCGATCAGCATATCAAACGAGTCGCGAACGGCGGAGGGAAGTTCCGGCAACTCATTTTTCACCGCTTCGGCGTGGTAGCTGACCATCTCTTCCGGGGGGATTTTCTGTTCCATCATCCACTTGCTCATCTGTTGCGCCTCATACAGATGATCTTCACTCTTGTCCCGTAGGTAAGAGGTGAGCAACTCCCGATACTGTTGAATAATCTGTTCTTGCATCCTGTCACCTCGTATTCGTGGCGTCGATGCCACCCCGCTCCGTCATCTCGGCAGTTTCCTTCATCGATCGGCGCCACTTAGTGGCTTGTTGACGGTTATCCGGCACCAGACGGATTCATACGAAAACCATCCCGATCTGGAAAAATAGACCCAACGACTCCTTGCGCTTCTCAAGGTTAGAAAGGACGATGGTGATTATTTCTCTATTATTATACATGATCCAATCCCGGATCGGTTATATGGAAAAAGATAGGGAACACAAAAAAAGAGAGGCGCAGCCACCCCTCCTTACTCCGTTTTAGAAATCGATAAGTCCCAAACTGATATTGAGCGCCTCGTTCACCCGACTCATCATTTCCTCATCCAGATGGGTGATTTTATCTGTAAGACGCTGCTTGTCAATCGTTCGAATCTGTTCTAATAGGATGACGGAGTCCCGGTCAAACCCATAGGATTTCGCGTCGATTTCGACATGAGTAGGGAGTTTCGCCTTCTGGATCTGAGCGGTGATCGCGGCGATGATGACAGTGGGGCTGAACCGGTTCCCGATGTTGTTTTGAATCACCAAAACAGGCCGAACCCCACCTTGTTCTGATCCGACCACTGGCGAAAGATCGGCAAAGTATACATCGCCACGCTTCACAATCAAATGCTTACACCCCACTAACCAGTCGAATCGTCGTGTCGTCAGCCTCTTCTTCCGCTTCAAACGCTTCGGAAGCAATATTTAGATTGATCTTAGCCATTTCCATATAACCTTGTTGCATCATTTCCCGGATCAGCCGTTTTTTCCGTTCATGGAGGTACAATTTCATCGCTTGACGGACAAACTCGCTGCGATTGGAATTCTCCTTCTCCACCAACCCGTCTACTTCCTGGAGCAAATGCTGAGGCAGGCTAATCATGATTCTCTTTGTGTCGGACAACGTAAAGCACCCCCAACCAATCGTCACCGTTGGCGATTTCCCTTTTCAATACTACCATTATGTTAAAGCTGTTGCAAAAATATACTTTGGGTGTCCACCTGTCGACAACAGCCGACTGACAAGAACTCTTACATTTTCACCGCCTTTTTCAACGGATGAATCCGGTAGGCGGACAGGGTCTCTATCCCCGCCGAGACCAACCGGGGACAATATTAAAGGTATTCGATTACAATGGCAAAATTCCTTCCCGCAGGATATTGATTTCAATCCTGTCAGAGAAGTTTTTGCGATGGATCCAACAACAAATTTCGGATGCTGACACGATTGCCGGAACGTGTATAAATCCGCGGGATGCGCCGGTCCAACATACAAGTGATCTCATAGGAAATCGTACCGAGCAAAGTGGCGACTTGATCTACGGTCACCGCTTCCTCTCCTTGCCGACCGTAAAGAACCACCTCATCTCCCGTTTTCACCGGCATTGCATCGGTCACATCCAACATCGTCTGATCCATGCAAACCCGGCCCACCACCGGCACCCGCTTCCCTTGGACCAATGCTACCCCTTTATTGGACAATAATCGGCTGTATCCATCGGCATACCCGACGGGAAGAGTGGCGATCCAGCGAGTACCGTCCACCACCCGTGTCTTGCCGTAGCTGATCCCCATCCCCTCTTCCGGACAAGCCAGCCGTGTAATCTTCGTTTTTAAGGTAAGGGCGGGTTGAAGTTTGACCGCCACCCGGTTCACATCAGGGGAAGGATAATATCCGTACATGCTGATCCCCACCCGGACCATCCCATGAGAATACTCCGGCAGATCAATGGCCGCAGCGCTGTTGGCACAATGAATCAACGGGATCTTGATCCCCTTTTCCCCCAGCCGGTTCACCACCTCCATCAAGCGGTAATGTTGATCCTTGGCATAGGTTTTATCCGGTTCATCGGCAGTGGCAAAGTGGGTGAATACCCCCTCGATCACCACCCCGGAACGATCCACCCATTGCTCGATGAGAGCTATCGCCTCATCCGGCCACAATCCCAACCGGCCCATTCCTGTATCCACCTTGACATGAACACGGGCTGTCCGGTTATGGCGACGGGCGATCTCCGCAATCGCCGCCATGGTTTCGCCATCGGACACGGTAAGAGCCGTATCCAACTCCAATGCCTGTTCCAATCCCCGCGGCGGAGTGTGACCCAGGATCAGGATGGGTGCCTGAATGCCCGCTTCCCGAAGTTCGATCGCTTCATCCAGGAAAGCCACGGCCAGATCGGTCGCCCCCGCTTCCAGGGCAGCTTGCGAGACCCGAATCGCCCCGTGTCCGTAGGCATCCCCTTTCACTGCCACCATCAGGCGCACTCCGGGTGTCAACCACTGTAGAAACTCCTTCACATTGTGGGCGATGGCATCTAAATCCACCTCCACCACCGTATCTCGGTATCCTTCATGAACCACGTCGTTTCAGCCCCCGTTTATTCAATTCCAACTGAGCAGCCAGATCCTCCAGAAACGGATCCGTTACCAGCAACGCTTGTTTTTTTCCACGGATATCATACTGGTTGGGTAAATCATAGGTGGGCTTCACTTGATGGAGCGGCACCTCGTCCCGTCGGCGGCCCCAGTGGATCACCAAACGGTCTTCATACAGCACATAACGCGGTCTCTTCCATACCCGCCATATCGCTGGCACCATCCCCATCACCACCCCGCCCCATCCCAACACCGTCAGCATAAACGACACCGAGCGCAGATTTTCAAACAGGGGCAGCACCACCAGCAGCCCCGTCAGGAAGAAACCGATTTCCGCCAAGCGCAAGGTTCGGTTCTTCCGGTACAGCAAGACCGAATAAGGCGTCCGTTCATCGCGCACCGGTCGGATAGCCATTTCTCCACCCCTCGCTCCCCCGTCGGGAATTGTCCCATTTTGTCAGCCCCTATCATACAACGACCGCTTAAAATGAACAATCACTCCGTCACCAGTCCACTGTCCGTCCCAGGGCTGCACTTTCCACCGCCCGCTCAATGACCCGGATCACCTGCGTCGCCTCGTCCGCGGTCACAGGGACGGGGGCATGGCCACGGATGGCATTCCTTACCCCTTCATAATAGGACTCGTAGGAGCCGCGCAGGGTGGGCACCCGCTCAGAAATCCTTCGACCGTCTTCCACAACAAGAGTGGCGTAAAAGTGCGGATCCTCTTCTCCCCAACCTGGATCTTTCGGTCGCCTCCCTTTTTTCAAATCCTCTTCCTGACCGTCCAGCCCCCATTTGATGAAGCTTCCTCTCTCCCCGTGCACCTCAAAACGGGGGCCCGGCTCTGCCACCATCGAGCCGCCGCTCAGCACCACCCGCCTCCGCTTTCCGTATGCCAACGTAAGATAAAAATAATCCGGCACCTGTGCTCCCCATCGCTGGGGAAACAGGTCGGCCGTCACGGTATCCGGCATTCCAAACAGGCACAAGGCTTGGTCGATCAAGTGGGAACCCAAATCATACAGCGTTCCGGCTCCCGGTTCGTCCCGTTCACGCCAGCGGTCCCGCACCTGCGGGCGGAAGCGGTCCCAACGAGCATGGTAGGTATGCACCTCTCCCATGCGCCCTGCCTCCATACACGACCGCAAGGTAAGAAAGTCGTTATCCCACCGTCGGTTGTGAAAAGCGCTCAGAACCCGCCCCCTGTCCAGGGCCAGTCGGTTCAACTCGTCCCCTTCCTCCGAGCGGATGACGAAGGGTTTGTCCACCACCACGTGCTTACCAGCCAAAAGCGCCCGCTTTGCCAGGGAAAAATGAGTCTCATTAGGAGATGCCACCACTACCAGGTCTACACTTGGGTCGGCAAACAATGCCTCCGGATCGGATTCCACCCGGACATGGGGATGATTCCGAACCACTTCTTCCCCTCTGTTGGCTGTTACTGCCGCCATCCATGTAAACCCTGGAACCGACTCTACCAATGGGGCATGAAACACGGACCCTGCCAATCCGTACCCGATGATGCCGACGCGTATGGGATCCATCCGTCCGTCTCCTCTCATCTGAATAGTCTGCTCCCATGGTACCATTGCCGCCTGCTGCATTCCAATCTAGGGCGTCTGAACAATCCGTAGGGCGAGATCCCGGGTCGGTATGGCTGTCTTCGTTTCGTTGCAAAAAGCGCATAGCGAGACCAGGGAACGAAGTGAACCAGGCGAGACTTGTGCTCTATGAGTGCAAAGGCGAACCAAAAGCCATACCGACCCTCCCTTCTACTCACAGAAGATTGAATAACCAGACAAACCTTAGTCATAGGGTACCCAAACCAGAGGCAAGATGCGAATAATATAAGAAGGGACAAATAGGAACAAATAGCTCCAAAAAGGGTGGCATAAGAGTGGCTGATTGGTCTTCCAGAGAAAAACGGCACTTGTTTCTCATCATCCGTAAGTGAAATGAGGGGTTTTCATTGAAACAACGGGCCATCAATGCCTTGAAATGGTGGCTGCCCATCACCGCATTCCTTTACTTCATGCAGTGGTTCGACTATGTTGCGTTTGCTCCAACCGCCCTGTTTTCCGGGGTGGAACTAACGTTTAATCACGCGTTTAATTGGCTCGTCCCCGCGGCGTTTGCCCTGGTATTTTTCGCTATCGGGATTCCCCAGAAAAAAGCGGCAAAGGAGTCCGTGAGAAAGCAAAAAGCACGCCATATTTTCCGAGCACTGGGCTGGATCGGCGGAATCTTGTTGGTCGCCTATCTGGCTTGGGGCGTCTTGCGAATCGTCTTTTTCATATAAGGAGGAAACGATGGAAAGTAACCGATGGAGAGCGGAATTGGAAGATCGGTTTGGGGATGATTGGCGGAAAGCGGTCACATGGCAGGTGGGTAAATGGATCCTTTATATGGGTGTGATTGTCGTAATCGCGACCAATTATGCAAAAACGAACATAGGGATTCCGATTCTCTTGATCTTGTTACTATGTGGTGCACACTGGTGGGGAAACCGTACCTGGGATTTAGAGCGGATATTTAAACAGACACTTCTTTACCGATGGATTGAACGCCCCCTTCATGTGACGGGGTTTCTCGTGATCATATGGTCCATCTTCACTTATACCAATTAAATCCCATACACACAAAAAAACCGCCACCCCGGTGGCGGGTCGATCATTTTTCTTCCTCTTGCCCGTAGAAGGATTGAGCCACTTTGAGGAGTTCTTCTTCAGGCAATTCTCCGATCAATTCCAGTTCCGTGCCTTCGTACATCCAGGAGAGGCGCTTTTTGCCGTCCATCTCCAGCAGAATGCCGACGGTGTAGCCCAGGTCCACTGGTTTTCCGTAAGCCGGGGCACTGGCTTCCACGGAGACGGGCTGTTTCTGGGTAAGAGTGAAGGGATTCTCCCCTTGGTACCGGGTGATCACCGCCGGGCCGTCGGGGGTTTCCACTGTGGTCTCATCTGCCGCTTTGTACCCTTCGGGAATATAGTCCGGTGTGAACACCGCCAGGCTGTTATCCGGCTTGTCGTCAGCCGCTTCTTTCTCCTCCGCCAAGGTAGGGACGCTGCGTCCGGCATAACCGGTCATGTTGCGTTCCATATTGAAGGCGTCTTTGTCAAAGGAAGCATCCGCCTCAAAGCTTTCAAACTGAACCTCTACCATCACTTTCTCTTCGTCATTTAA comes from the Desmospora profundinema genome and includes:
- the nadE gene encoding ammonia-dependent NAD(+) synthetase — its product is MRPLQKEIIDELHVRSSIDPEQEVRMRVQFIKEYLRHTRAKGLVLGISGGQDSSLAGRLCQLAVEELRRETGEAYRFIAMRLPYGVQQDEADAQRALRFIQPDETLTVNIQEAVEATVNAFQAATDELLSDFVKGNAKARERMKSQYAVAGAYHLLVVGTDHAAEAVTGFFTKFGDGACDLIPLFGLNKRQGKECLRHLGAETAIYEKVPTADLLDDRPGQADEAELGLTYPVIDDYLEGKEVDPEAAQQIEDKFLSTRHKRTVPVSPFDAWWKV
- the fdhD gene encoding formate dehydrogenase accessory sulfurtransferase FdhD; translation: MHTTPLFSSSSRRRIEEVHPDFRKHRMDEVTVEEPLEIRLLPSQAPEAVPLAVTMRTPGHDYELAAGFLWTEGILENPAQIHRIYYCRNPREPQYFNIVQVALQQDVAMDWKRFTRHFYQTSSCGICGKASLEAIRVRGVAPVKRTFQISPSVIRSLPEALRREQTAFDRTGGLHAAAWFDCEGSLLALREDVGRHNAVDKLLGSLFLSGAPLHDGILMVSGRASFEIMQKAAVAGVAMVAAVSAPSSLACDLAREFGITLIGFMRKDRFNIYTGGERVEEER
- a CDS encoding FdhF/YdeP family oxidoreductase, with the protein product MEQKRKKGWDSTSWASLTPFGMGETKPHHFKEMIRVAWENRDQLGYAWRILNQGCCDGCALGTTGMKDWTLPGTHLCMVRLNLLRMNTMPALDGEMLTDLNQLKELNSRDMREWGRLPYPMLRRKGDAGFHRISWDKALNLAADQIRKTIPERLAFYLTSRGIGNEVYFAANKAARFLGTNHIDNAARICHAPSTVALTRSTGVGATTLSYTDWIGTDLLILVGSNLANNQPVATKYIYHAKKAGTKVVVVNPYEEEGLKRYWVPSVTESALFGTKLTDDFYSVSIGGDAAFFNGVLKHLIETKRVDRPFIDGHTRNFDEVERHVTHLSWEELERSAGTTRKEMIRFANQYADADTSITVWSMGVTQHSHGTDNVQSLVNLALAMGRIGRPHTGLNPIRGHSGVQGGAEMGAVPNAYGMGLPVESESADHLKQLWGFTPPTQPGLKAGAMIQAAYEGNLDTMMVIGGNFLETLPDPLIVREALARIPHRIHQDIVLSPQMLVEPEAEDGWVLILPAATRYETPGGITETSTERRVIFSPEIPGPRIEEARPEWWIPVEIAKRVYPERASLIHYEDPAAIRADIARTIPAYDGIQHLKKQGDQFQWGGVRLCEDGNFATDDGRARFYRASLPHTDIPEGMFRVGTRRGKQFNSMLWGEHDPLTDSVREDVFISPADADSLRLADGDPVLLRSSFGEMKGRIKRVPIQPRNLQVHWPEGNALIPFGRFDRLSGEPDYHTIAELIPLKASSGMEAAAGRA
- the sigB gene encoding RNA polymerase sigma factor SigB — protein: MSTRPQKRNLTDGEILEMIRLYQEEGDEAVQAKLVEHYTSLVETMASKFSRGSEPFEDLTQVGMLGLLAALKRYDPTYGRSFEGFAVPTIVGEIKRYIRDKTWSVHVPRRIKELGPRIKKAVEELTTRFQRSPHVDEIAEYLEVSPEEVLETMEMGRSYNAVSVDSPIEANSDGSHVTLLDLVGHADHGYEQVDRQMLLERAFQVLTDRERDIIQMTFFDNMSQKQAGEHLGISQMHVSRLQRRALRKLREAIRMEPTEII
- the rsbW gene encoding anti-sigma B factor RsbW; its protein translation is MVHSSDRIELAIPAKAQYVGVVRLTVSGIANRMGFDYDEIEDMKLAVAEACTNAVDHAYSGKAGNIVIQFRIYRDRLEVMVKDEGNSFDIDCVKRRSGPIDSRLPLTAMRERGLGLHLMETLMDRVEINGSQGVVVTLTKFIRRDEVDQDVDSPAETQSHRW
- a CDS encoding anti-sigma factor antagonist, with protein sequence MNVSIQERTQKANVTTLVVSGEVDAYTAPQLREKLMPLCKADREIHLDLSQVDYMDSTGLGVLIGAYKSLRAQNGRLVLTGISPRLNRLLQITNLTEIIDIEDGV